A single Glycine max cultivar Williams 82 chromosome 10 unlocalized genomic scaffold, Glycine_max_v4.0 Gm10_scaffold_115, whole genome shotgun sequence DNA region contains:
- the LOC102664684 gene encoding MATH domain and coiled-coil domain-containing protein At3g58270 isoform X1 gives MVNELTTSVDFEKFSWKIEDFSKQNVMKLRSKPFKIRGCTWRILVYPLRRDVNHFSVYLMVADSLPPYGWSRNTFFKLALINQVDRSKSIAKETRQKFNGGYRCWGSFFLNLSDFNNPKQGYLVRNKCIIEAHICVSDLSPKIQVHPNSSPIFHDSLRCGQATESSSDDRDTISPRTSGSSTGAEGETHHQGLNINLILREVLVDFESLGAEEEAFIPLLEEVCIWHPNLIQCQRERTRRFRQWAFTSLGHVLHFLKTKRVKDINEEDIKYLHGLWKELVKSSGFDLTWLEPYVQSALGLRAYMERANQLKKLKDKVVALEINMKRLRGELAAAEGEFEVARSGLSEVRRGFNEMDVNAAIGYAMF, from the exons ATGGTGAATGAATTGACGACAAGTGTTGATTTTGAGAAATTCTCATGGAAAATTGAGGATTTCTCAAAACAAAACGTCATGAAATTGCGTTCAAAGCCTTTCAAAATCCGCGGTTGTACATG GAGGATCCTTGTGTATCCACTGAGGAGGGATGTGAACCATTTTTCAGTGTATTTGATGGTTGCTGATTCTTTACCACCGTACGGATGGAGCAGAAACACGTTTTTCAAGTTAGCTCTAATTAATCAGGTGGATAGGAGCAAGTCCATTGCAAAAG AGACACGCCAAAAGTTCAATGGAGGATATCGTTGCTGGGGTtcatttttcttgaatcttAGTGATTTCAACAACCCAAAACAAGGGTATCTTGTGAGGAACAAGTGCATAATCGAAGCTCACATTTGTGTCTCCGATTTATCACCTAAGATTCAAGTCCACCCAAATAGTTCTCCAATATTTCATGACTCTCTAAGATGTGGTCAGGCAACAGAATCATCCTCAGATGATAGAGATACCATTAGTCCAAGAACCTCAGGATCTAGTACTGGAGCAGAAGGTGAAACTCATCATCAaggcttaaatattaatttgatactAAGAGAAGTACTCGTAGATTTTGAGAGTTTAGGAGCAGAAGAAGAAGCTTTCATTCCACTCTTGGAAGAGGTTTGCATTTGGCACCCTAATCTGATACAGTGCCAAAGGGAAAGGACTAGAAGGTTTAGACAATGGGCCTTTACTTCTTTGGGCCATGTTTTGCATTTTCTCAAGACCAAAAGGGTTAAAGATATCAATGAAGAGGACATAAAGTACCTTCATGGTTTGTGGAAGGAACTTGTCAAGTCCTCAGGGTTTGACCTAACTTGGCTGGAGCCATATGTTCAATCAGCATTGGGTTTGAGGGCTTATATGGAAAGAGCAAACCAATTGAAGAAACTTAAGGACAAGGTGGTTGCTTTGGAGATTAACATGAAGAGGCTCAGAGGGGAACTTGCTGCTGCTGAAGGAGAGTTTGAAGTGGCAAGGAGTGGCTTGTCTGAAGTGAGAAGAGGCTTCAATGAGATGGATGTAAATGCTGCAATTGGTTATGCTATGTTTTAA
- the LOC102664684 gene encoding uncharacterized protein isoform X2 translates to MVADSLPPYGWSRNTFFKLALINQVDRSKSIAKETRQKFNGGYRCWGSFFLNLSDFNNPKQGYLVRNKCIIEAHICVSDLSPKIQVHPNSSPIFHDSLRCGQATESSSDDRDTISPRTSGSSTGAEGETHHQGLNINLILREVLVDFESLGAEEEAFIPLLEEVCIWHPNLIQCQRERTRRFRQWAFTSLGHVLHFLKTKRVKDINEEDIKYLHGLWKELVKSSGFDLTWLEPYVQSALGLRAYMERANQLKKLKDKVVALEINMKRLRGELAAAEGEFEVARSGLSEVRRGFNEMDVNAAIGYAMF, encoded by the exons ATGGTTGCTGATTCTTTACCACCGTACGGATGGAGCAGAAACACGTTTTTCAAGTTAGCTCTAATTAATCAGGTGGATAGGAGCAAGTCCATTGCAAAAG AGACACGCCAAAAGTTCAATGGAGGATATCGTTGCTGGGGTtcatttttcttgaatcttAGTGATTTCAACAACCCAAAACAAGGGTATCTTGTGAGGAACAAGTGCATAATCGAAGCTCACATTTGTGTCTCCGATTTATCACCTAAGATTCAAGTCCACCCAAATAGTTCTCCAATATTTCATGACTCTCTAAGATGTGGTCAGGCAACAGAATCATCCTCAGATGATAGAGATACCATTAGTCCAAGAACCTCAGGATCTAGTACTGGAGCAGAAGGTGAAACTCATCATCAaggcttaaatattaatttgatactAAGAGAAGTACTCGTAGATTTTGAGAGTTTAGGAGCAGAAGAAGAAGCTTTCATTCCACTCTTGGAAGAGGTTTGCATTTGGCACCCTAATCTGATACAGTGCCAAAGGGAAAGGACTAGAAGGTTTAGACAATGGGCCTTTACTTCTTTGGGCCATGTTTTGCATTTTCTCAAGACCAAAAGGGTTAAAGATATCAATGAAGAGGACATAAAGTACCTTCATGGTTTGTGGAAGGAACTTGTCAAGTCCTCAGGGTTTGACCTAACTTGGCTGGAGCCATATGTTCAATCAGCATTGGGTTTGAGGGCTTATATGGAAAGAGCAAACCAATTGAAGAAACTTAAGGACAAGGTGGTTGCTTTGGAGATTAACATGAAGAGGCTCAGAGGGGAACTTGCTGCTGCTGAAGGAGAGTTTGAAGTGGCAAGGAGTGGCTTGTCTGAAGTGAGAAGAGGCTTCAATGAGATGGATGTAAATGCTGCAATTGGTTATGCTATGTTTTAA